One Bacteroidales bacterium genomic window, GGTGGCCGGCGGCAACAATAACATTCCGCTGATTGCCGAAACCAACGATGGGGGCTATTCATGGGAATATGCTGAGGTAACGGGCGCCAACGGTAAGATGAACGACGTGGTTATGGTGGGAAGCACCGGATATGCCGTAGGGCAGAGCGGCGAAATACTGAAAAGAGACTACATGCCGGGCATAACTGAAGAAAATTTAGCGGGTAAGATTACCATCCGGCCAAATCCAGCGCCCGACTTTGCAACAATCCACATCAGCTTGCAATCATCACAGCCGGTTGAAATCGTTCTATACGATCTGGCAGGAAGAGTTTTGCAAAACGTATTTTCAGGAACGCTTCCGGCAGGATCAACTTCAATTGAAATGAATATTGATAACCTTCCCGCCGGATTGTATTACCTCAAATTGCAAGGCCGGGAGTTTTCAGCGAACGAGAAGGTGGTGGTGAGGTGATCGTGTAGCGGACTTTGTTCAGCGATTTAGTGGTTTCTGGATTTGGATTCCATGGATTGGCTGTTTCAATTGTTTTGCCGTTCATCGGCTGTCTTTCCTGAGTTTAGAACTTCATAAACAAAACTGTATTTCTCATCCTTCTCATTCTCCACTTCGTTGGTTGTGTAACCGATTAAGTCCATAGGAATTTGGGCGCCGGGAATCATTCTCCTCAATTGTATTGTCCTCCGGGGGC contains:
- a CDS encoding nucleotidyltransferase domain-containing protein, whose product is KVRKIASGYDPEKIILFGSYASGTASDDSDIDIFVVKDTELPRPRRTIQLRRMIPGAQIPMDLIGYTTNEVENEKDEKYSFVYEVLNSGKTADERQNN